The DNA segment ACAACATCATTCAAAAAGAACCTGTTAATAGTGCTTGAACGTAACGTCGACAAACTTGATCTGAAATCGTATGATGTAGTTGTGATTCCTGTACTGGAAAGTCACCACTATTACCTAGTATGCTTTGACTTGAGGGAGCCTTCAATTGAAGTGATAGATAACATGCATCCAAAATTTGCTTGGGTATCGATGAAAGACGGTAACAGCTTCGCGTCAAAAGGCACACCAAACAAGATTGTAAGTTATTAAAATATAATGAAAATGACATTAAATAGTGATACACATATGCACCATTTCAATGTGGATGTTGTATCACCTAACATACACTTTATTATTGGCAGAAACATATCGTATGTGCTTACATGCGTAGTGTCCAACACCCGAGTGCACAAGCATTATCAAGCGTAACGCTATCAAAGAAAGAGATTGGCTGGGCAACAAGAGACAACTTCACTGACTGCGGGATTTTCGCCATGCGGCATATGGAGATGTACTATGGAAAGAACAAACCGTTTGAATGCGGATTCAACAACAGGGAATCAATGCAACAAAGTCAGTTAAACAACCTCAGGATGAAATATTGTGCAAGAATCCTGCTTTCTGATGCAAACGTGTTCAAAGAAAATGTTATAGCGGATGCAAAGAATGAAGCGAACACGGCCAAACAGAATGAACTGGAAGGTGCAACGTACAAAGGATAGATGGAAAATCGTATCACTTCGATATTGCTTTTGACTATTATCTTGTATTGATACAATCTTTAGATGTTATGATTGATACAATATTATTAGTATAACATGATTGTGTAAGACATATGATGCTTTATGCACGTTTAAATTCTAGCATCTATATTGGATACGAATGTTTATCGGTTTTGACAGTTGTATGCATTTCACGTGTGTAATGTTTTAGCAAACAGTATCATACAAAAAGGAAAAACGTATCACAACTTTATGATAACGTTATACAACACACGTGAAATACAACTACATAACTAAAAAAAACGTATCATGGCTTGGATTATTCTGAATGATTTTTATTTGTAATATAATAGCAATATCATATGAAATGTACATATAAAATGAATGTGAACAAATCCATCAGACGTGTAATATGATGTCAAAATCGATGTTACCATAAAACAAAGTAATGCAAACATGTAGTATAATATCACATTGAATATAACGTCAAAATATGTAACACCATGTATGCTTATGTAACATAAACTCAAGTTTAAACATGTGACACAATCCATAAAAAAACATGTCATCACAAACATGATGCATGTGTAATAGAAAAAACAAATCCATAATCCCATGAAATTTATTCGAAGCACATGTGTAATGTAAGAGTCACATTGCTTATTATGTAAAACAATTCTCGATATTGTATAAACCAAATCACTCTTCAAGCGGGTCGGACGAACGTAGGGTAGATCTTCTAGTGGATCTTCTAGTGGCCCGAGTACAAATGCGAGATGATGGTCCAACAGATGTATCACCGTTAGACAAATCAACAACACCAACGTGACATGAATCTTTTGGAACAACAACATTACCAGCTTTAGCAGCTTTTGTAGCAGCAGCCGCGGCTTCTTTGGCAGCCCGAACTTTTTCACAATTACGTGAGTCAAGATCATTAAAGTATTTCTTGCATTTTCCACACAGCCTAGTAGTTTTAGCACTATTAACAACAGCCTTTTTCCCGGGACCAATGAGTCGATGGTTGGTACCGCACCCTTTGTTCTGGATGCCTTGTGGCGGATTTATCGAGACTTCCATATCTTCAGGCTGTTTGAGAAGTTCACTGATAACAGCTGATGTCTTGTTACACGCCGGTTCGGTCGGGAATTCGCGAAAGAACACGGTTCCTAATTTCTTTAATTTCACCAGACAACTCAGAAAGTTTACCAATATTACGCCTTAAACGATCAGTACACTCAATGACCAAATCCAAAATCTCATTCCGGATTACAGATTCCGCGTCTGTATCGGCAGAATACCTGTTCGACATGCTAAAAACCCTCCTTGGCAATATGTCTCGTTTCCATCTACCAGGTTGATACTGAACGGGAATTTCATCAACCTGATTGTATCTATACACGCAAAAGGCATGCCTACACAAATAGCCAAGGCGCGTATAACCCATACACGAACATGAAACCGATCTATCACGTGTATCAAAACTGACCTGcatcacatgtgtatatgttaCAAATGTTAAAAAAACATAACGTTGATAATTATAATGTACATATGTAATGCAACAATATAATAAGCCAATTACCTCAAATTCATTAATATCTTTGTACTGCCTGTTAGTATGAACAATGGTATAAATTTTTACCCCATCAAGTTCTGGTGTTTTTGAAGCAATATAGCAGAATGTCATGCCTCTGTATATCTCTTTTTGCACCTCCAAAAACAGCGTATGTGTATATAACTCCGAGGCATGTCTTTCGATAGGCACATTCTTCGGCATTGATGGTGCTATTGTGTTACTTTCGAACTCCAATCTGCGTTGAGTGTATCATTGCCCATCAATTGCTGTGTCGAAACACATCAAGAATTGCACGAGCGTGTTTGTTCCACTAGAATTTGTTTTAAACAGGGAATTCGAACTCTCACacctcgaggtggttttcattagACAACACATGTGCACATCCCTAAAATAGCACGGAACCCATTGATCCCTAATCTCATGCATCTCGTTCAGCCAATTATTTTCTTTCAAGTGTAACCCTTCCATAAGCAAATTCCATCTTTCTTCAAATTATTCAGGTGTGATAAACAAATTCCAAACCAGCTTATGTATAGCAGCTCTCAAGTCTATATTTTCCAATAAAtcactgatgcgtgtgtagtgtaatataatttagatgtatattttaagccctttttacactttagccaagttttaaatttataaaacacgatatttactaacactaaacacacatatgggcaagtgcacccatcgttgacgtagtatagtgttggtaagataccgaggtcgtccaaggacacaagagcttttagtaccggtttatcctcaacgtctaatcaaatcaaaaagttagaaaaggttttttaaactaagaaaataaaaactaactaaatgctgaaaaataaaaatgaaataaaaacagatagacaagatgaatcacatggatctgactcgtgtattagtataacctttgattattttcgcacttttgcacttgtttaagatattatcttagttattgtagtaggcccctcttttgaaggcgacgttacccttaacccagtagtttgagtcagcaaggatacaatcctaaagggttggattattggaagataatgaattaagttattaatgcaaattgtggtaggccccgcttttggcggtgacgttaccctcgactaagtagtctgagtcagcagggatacagtcctaaatagccgggttatagtattaatagtagttaacttatgagggggtcaaagagtttggatccccgccatccaatacctatgggcattgaaggagatcctactaaaattgactcaggtcccttgcaggacctctaaacgctgaacaagggcaagacccttaccaaaccgttcccttaacccccgaccaggtagccaacatacctccatatagaccgtggagatatgaatggtgaaaatcttttattttatatagacagtaaaataatgccaagacaccacagacaaacgataaggaaagatcaccttcaacataagcaactagttattaaagtcattaatataaaaccaaataaaaagtgcaaaagattaaaaataaaaagtattatactaaacacttgtcttcaccaagtgatgtaagagacttaggcaaacatggccttgattgtcaagaactcttacgatcaatcttggatcccgagacgactcacacactctacgatggacaatggatgatggtggtggatgatggtgttatggtggtggtgggtggtggatgaagtgtgagagaggtggtgtgccaagggatgagttgaaatgaaaccaaacactcctatttataggctgaatagaaggctgggcacggccccgtgtccgctggacacgcccccgtgtccgtctgacactctctctcttcattaattgtaattcgcaattacaattaatgcgcctgctgtactttcgccacgcccccgtgctcactggacacggccccgtggtgggtaatagaagcttctatagatttgtcttttctgctgcttcttgggcacggccccgtgctcagcgagcacggggcgtgttcagtcttctgttttctcttctctgcttgggaggatgccgttgagggttcgggcaatccacttttgttccttttcttgtatttatgttagaattagctgtctttttgcttcttttgtgaatttgagctcatttcatcctgaaaatacaaaaggaagacaaaaacactctttttccaacattagtactcaaaaatggttagttttatgccttatttgatgtaatttatatgttgcattttacacacatcaaataccccacacttgaacttttgcttgtcctcaagcaaaactctttaaatatgaggcttacactcccaaatggaatgggtagaagagaaggttttttggcttgtcatagagtgtcgggaatccaagatctttttgggttttatttttacttatttacaatcctattcgttatgatttatttagaacgtttcataagagaaattatttATTTAGgcttagcatgcctttttaaaatttcatttatatacaagttcacatacctcacgggagaaatcactcaacactcggccgaaggtgtattttttagtgaatcactcgagagcggcttGGAACTTATTGAGCGGcttggaacttattcctaccataagcttgccaaacaatcaatccttctcctttttaactatatacctttgtaaatatcaagaggactttttgggtgaagggttaggtttgggctaaaggtgggtggttgggttagtggttagtaaaagggcgaaaagcgtaaaaagcttcggttttcgtaaaacactttgtttttagtgactttttattttgaagtatttctccaaacaagcttttgttttcatagctttgtttgtttatttttaacttcatcatcattttttttagtcacacgaaaaatcgagcttacgaaaaaccgagcttgttactaaaataaagggtgaaaataaaaagggtttttggtgggtaaaaagggttttagggtaaagaaatgaaaggtttaggctcaaaggggttaactacggggattttgggtaggtggtaaaaaaatgaaaaataatggtgtggaaagaaaaatggttagtcctaatgcctccatcatttacttacttgggtttaagttagtaaggaccgggaatgaatcatcgtggcaagttctatagttgtaagaaccaagcggctattcacacaagaaacgaaaaatgagcatttagtctaaagatgtgaatttgtatgctcaataaaggctcaaaactcacttttgtgggaatgggtttttatgtgatcgagcatatataatcaaattttaactaagcttgttatgccgtttcataattttcttatgttggttcttgttatcacgacgctctcggttgtaaaatttgtaaaaatataacctttattaatcttaggattcctaacttaaactttagacaagtaaaaaaatgaaaaattttgaaaaaaattggggtgtttagcggttccaatagagttttgtgtaaggcttgttgttaggacttgcaaaatttcaaggtgttagcttcccccccacacttaaattacacattgtcctcaatgtgtcccaaaaataaatttttcggttgattggatgtgtaacgtggtgttaaaaagcaaagatttatgttactggcagtctggacacggccccgtggggaccggacacggccccgtgttcaggtgccagtaacgaaaattgaagaaatgagacagaagcctggacacgggggcgtgtctggtgaacacggcccgtgtccagttacctgaactgtgcatttttctgcagggggttcagcacggggccgtgttggttgggcacggcccgtgttgaaccttctgtaatggagaaattcgtgtcgggttgccttgttcttgtgcatggggccatttttctcgttcccctttttcatcctttaccaccgtgagtgtgttttatttattttaaaccaTCAAActtttaaaaccatcatttcgttgcaaccatagagagacattacataaaactAAACATGAAAACAAGGaaatattaaaccatggagttctagccctatactttattttaattagcaaaatttccaagaagctactaatcttggttagataaggcttttagaactccttcttccgggtgtggctttcctcacatgtcggcgagccactcctccacctcccttggaaggagaaaagagggctcattggcattagtttgaggagtttcgatttccgCTGGGATCTCTTGTTGGTGTACCAAAGGAGGTTCCGCTGggaagtcttcccacccggttgGGTTGTTAatcccgagtgccaagttccaatcctgttgtggaaggactggttccatcgggggtgctacaagaatatttaacctctggtgcaagaggttaatttcttggaagctgctttcgagtcccaccgtaagatcgttaatacggtcaattaggacctcctctactgacgtcatttcgtcgagagcctcc comes from the Helianthus annuus cultivar XRQ/B chromosome 4, HanXRQr2.0-SUNRISE, whole genome shotgun sequence genome and includes:
- the LOC110935391 gene encoding protein FAR1-RELATED SEQUENCE 2-like, which gives rise to MPKNVPIERHASELYTHTLFLEVQKEIYRGMTFCYIASKTPELDGVKIYTIVHTNRQYKDINEFEVSFDTRDRSVSCSCMGYTRLGYLCRHAFCVYRYNQVDEIPVQYQPGRWKRDILPRRVFSMSNRYSADTDAESKLGTVFFREFPTEPACNKTSAVISELLKQPEDMEVSINPPQGIQNKGCGTNHRLIGPGKKAVVNSAKTTRLCGKCKKYFNDLDSRNCEKVRAAKEAAAAATKAAKAGNVVVPKDSCHVGVVDLSNGDTSVGPSSRICTRATRRSTRRSTLRSSDPLEE